From Candidatus Methylomirabilota bacterium, one genomic window encodes:
- a CDS encoding cytochrome b N-terminal domain-containing protein, with the protein MPNLSELKKRIVESQLWRSMFRHGYPDTPRNRVLQIMANVWLHLHPPKIRRHAIKIRFTWCMGGVTFLMFLVTVVTGVILMFYYRPVAEYAYADMKYLQYDVPFGMIMRNMHRWAAHGMVITVWLHMFRVFMSGSYKPPREFNWVVGVVLLTITLLLSFTGYLLPWDQLSIWAVTVGTNMARATPFVGSEGPFGEVVGVTPRYDARAFLLGGTLVGPPALLRFYVLHCIFLPILISLLMIVHFWRIRKDGGISGPL; encoded by the coding sequence ATGCCCAACCTGAGCGAGCTGAAGAAAAGGATCGTCGAGTCGCAGCTATGGCGCTCGATGTTTCGCCATGGGTATCCCGATACCCCGCGCAACCGGGTGCTGCAGATCATGGCGAATGTCTGGCTGCACCTGCATCCCCCCAAGATCCGACGCCACGCCATCAAGATTCGCTTTACCTGGTGTATGGGTGGCGTCACCTTTCTGATGTTCCTGGTGACGGTGGTGACCGGTGTCATCCTGATGTTCTACTACCGCCCGGTGGCTGAGTACGCGTATGCCGACATGAAATACTTGCAATACGATGTCCCGTTCGGGATGATTATGCGAAACATGCATCGGTGGGCGGCCCATGGCATGGTGATCACCGTCTGGCTGCACATGTTCCGTGTATTTATGAGCGGCTCATACAAACCACCGCGAGAGTTTAACTGGGTTGTCGGGGTCGTGCTGCTGACCATCACGCTGCTCCTGAGTTTTACCGGCTATCTGCTGCCGTGGGACCAGCTTTCGATCTGGGCTGTGACGGTCGGTACTAACATGGCCAGGGCTACCCCATTCGTCGGGAGTGAGGGGCCATTCGGCGAGGTGGTCGGCGTCACTCCGCGATACGATGCCAGGGCGTTCTTGCTTGGTGGCACCCTCGTTGGCCCCCCTGCGCTGCTCAGATTTTACGTGCTACACTGTATCTTTTTACCCATCCTGATCAGCCTCCTCATGATCGTGCATTTCTGGAGGATCAGGAAAGACGGGGGGATCTCGGGCCCATTATAG
- a CDS encoding ubiquinol-cytochrome c reductase iron-sulfur subunit produces the protein MADQSTTGGDREDHVSATPEENSSTLWSRRDFFCLAGWCGIAAGLGVGGVAFGRFMFPRVLFEPVAVFKAGLPEEYPVGTVSERWKQEERVWIVHEPDGFYALLAICTHLGCTPNWLSAENKFKCPCHGSGFRKSGINFEGPAPRPLERIKITLSDDGQLLIDKSVVFRFERGDWTKPGAFLKLKV, from the coding sequence TTGGCTGATCAGAGCACGACCGGAGGGGATCGAGAAGATCACGTAAGCGCGACGCCGGAGGAGAATAGTTCGACCCTCTGGTCGCGGCGTGATTTTTTTTGTCTCGCAGGGTGGTGTGGAATAGCGGCCGGACTTGGTGTCGGCGGCGTGGCATTCGGACGCTTTATGTTCCCTAGAGTACTCTTTGAGCCGGTAGCGGTGTTCAAGGCCGGTCTGCCGGAGGAGTATCCGGTCGGAACCGTCAGTGAACGATGGAAACAGGAGGAGCGCGTCTGGATCGTCCATGAGCCTGATGGATTTTACGCACTCCTCGCGATCTGCACACATCTCGGCTGTACCCCGAACTGGTTGAGTGCGGAGAACAAGTTCAAATGCCCCTGCCACGGCAGCGGCTTCCGTAAGTCCGGGATCAACTTCGAGGGTCCTGCTCCCCGTCCGTTGGAGCGGATCAAGATCACCCTGAGCGACGATGGGCAGCTTTTGATCGACAAGAGCGTTGTATTTCGTTTCGAGAGGGGAGACTGGACCAAGCCTGGGGCGTTTCTTAAATTGAAGGTATAA
- a CDS encoding cytochrome C: MADVKEHTTPKPVVQSAGADEPAVADRVHVWPYLVRNEFICSIIVMVILTVWSIVIDAPLEEPANPTQTPNPSKAPWYFLGLQEMLVYFDPWFAGVVLPSLIIVGLMVIPYVDVNPKGNGYYTFRERPFAITTFLFGFFFLWISLIITGVFFRGPGWNLFWPWETWDPHMVIALTNVNLPAWGPLRWMGNPKIAGIELIGLVLIALYFSTALVFYYVKRDTSDTIRQLGPVRYGIVAFLFLTMMSLPIKAFLRLAFNIKYLWVTPWFNI, translated from the coding sequence ATGGCTGACGTAAAAGAGCATACGACGCCGAAACCTGTTGTGCAATCTGCCGGCGCGGATGAACCTGCAGTGGCCGATAGGGTCCATGTCTGGCCCTACCTCGTGCGCAACGAGTTCATCTGTTCGATCATTGTGATGGTGATTCTGACCGTCTGGTCGATCGTGATCGACGCCCCTCTGGAGGAGCCGGCCAATCCCACACAGACCCCCAATCCGAGCAAGGCGCCATGGTACTTTCTGGGACTTCAGGAGATGCTGGTCTATTTCGATCCCTGGTTTGCCGGCGTGGTCCTGCCCAGCCTCATTATCGTCGGGCTCATGGTTATTCCGTACGTCGATGTGAATCCCAAGGGCAACGGGTATTACACCTTTCGGGAGCGGCCCTTCGCGATTACGACTTTTCTGTTCGGTTTTTTCTTTCTGTGGATATCGCTTATCATCACAGGCGTGTTTTTCAGGGGCCCCGGCTGGAACCTGTTCTGGCCGTGGGAAACCTGGGATCCCCACATGGTGATTGCGCTCACCAACGTCAATCTGCCCGCGTGGGGTCCGCTTCGGTGGATGGGTAACCCCAAGATCGCTGGGATCGAGCTGATCGGGCTCGTGTTGATTGCGCTCTACTTCAGTACGGCGCTCGTCTTTTACTACGTCAAACGGGATACGAGCGACACGATCCGTCAGTTGGGCCCTGTGCGTTATGGGATCGTGGCCTTCCTCTTCCTGACGATGATGAGCCTTCCGATCAAGGCGTTCCTCCGTCTGGCATTCAACATCAAGTATCTTTGGGTGACGCCCTGGTTCAATATTTAA
- a CDS encoding c-type cytochrome translates to MQSWRKWRTSKLAEQRSLRILFFIASMLFVLVAVWAVWNEEKTRRPWKAYQQEFNRLEYGQVARELAVERSRLGTPDVQATLAKLQADLKAAQARLAGPDSTKAQQLLAQREAGYADINMKAQFIKSELDEALYWVEHAIQSKEDTTKPRAKVAAIEKRLRELSVQVDRLRARVEEARTVVKRFQVDVDTIQGRIEELNTPVITLERRLESIGARSPEIKQIVVEGLATNEFKESILTVDRCATCHLAIDRPGFEQAKQPFRTHPYREVLFGNHQIARFGCTACHQGQGPTLDVDAAHGEVSHWARPLLRGDFVQTSCRKCHADKKEFALAPVYSRGRQMVEDLGCFGCHTIAGFEKAQKVGPDLTRIANKVDPNWLVRWIQKPKGYLPKTKMPHFELADDDALSIAAYLLRTSQPMPELRGAFKAPASVERGKEIVSKVGCLGCHRIPGIEAKTPPAGGPPPVRPSESEQAAPATAAKTAPEQKPVKARLLAPPPLPENQDFAPDLSRIASKVNADWLFAWVKNPKQFRPTTRMPNLRLTDEEARAVTAFLMTLGQKQSMTGVEREVRKVERVAAGERLIRKRGCFGCHDIEGFETSEKIAPDLSNFGQKRMSELFFGEAVQVKQTWQDYTFWKLKNPRIYATERVEQLMPNFGFTDEEAKTLRVYLKSLSAERIQPQFQRGLSDEELAIQNGRTLVKRYNCNGCHVIEGQGGAIAAFYANETRIPPPLEVGMMHEGEKVQATWLYQFLGRPIPLRPWLDVRMPTFGLNIEEATALTNYFAVMGKQHVPYEYVSAGEPSPELLKAGRLLISKEYFDCFTCHQQGEKKPEGPSETWAPDLGLAKRRLRPIWIGKWLKDPQKIQPGTKMPSYYPDGPNDILEGKEDRQIQAITEYLMRLGEN, encoded by the coding sequence GTGCAATCGTGGAGAAAGTGGCGCACGAGTAAGCTGGCAGAGCAGCGATCCTTACGGATCCTGTTTTTTATTGCGAGTATGCTTTTTGTGCTGGTGGCCGTCTGGGCAGTGTGGAATGAGGAGAAGACCCGGCGTCCGTGGAAAGCATACCAGCAGGAGTTTAATCGGCTGGAGTATGGACAGGTCGCTCGGGAACTGGCCGTGGAGCGATCTAGGCTCGGCACGCCGGACGTTCAGGCCACCCTCGCCAAGTTACAGGCGGATCTCAAGGCGGCGCAAGCGAGGTTGGCCGGACCCGACTCAACCAAGGCGCAGCAACTCCTTGCGCAACGTGAGGCCGGATATGCCGACATAAATATGAAGGCCCAGTTTATCAAGAGCGAGCTGGATGAAGCGCTCTACTGGGTGGAGCATGCCATTCAGAGTAAGGAGGATACCACAAAGCCCCGAGCCAAGGTGGCGGCGATTGAAAAACGGTTACGAGAACTCTCCGTCCAGGTGGATAGGCTGAGGGCGCGGGTGGAAGAAGCTCGGACGGTCGTTAAGCGGTTTCAGGTCGATGTGGATACCATTCAGGGCAGGATCGAGGAGCTCAATACCCCGGTTATCACGCTTGAGCGACGTCTGGAGTCAATCGGCGCTCGCTCGCCAGAGATCAAGCAGATTGTCGTAGAGGGTCTGGCGACCAACGAGTTCAAGGAGTCGATCCTGACGGTCGATCGCTGCGCGACATGCCACCTTGCAATCGATCGGCCCGGGTTTGAACAGGCCAAGCAGCCGTTTCGTACCCATCCGTATCGTGAGGTTCTGTTTGGCAATCATCAGATTGCCCGCTTCGGTTGCACAGCGTGCCACCAGGGACAGGGACCAACCCTCGATGTTGATGCGGCGCATGGCGAGGTCTCTCACTGGGCGCGCCCGTTGCTGCGTGGCGACTTCGTGCAGACGAGTTGCCGGAAGTGCCATGCTGACAAGAAGGAGTTTGCGCTGGCGCCCGTCTATTCGCGCGGCAGACAGATGGTAGAGGATCTCGGTTGCTTCGGCTGTCACACGATAGCGGGGTTCGAGAAGGCGCAGAAGGTGGGACCGGATCTGACGCGGATCGCCAACAAGGTCGATCCCAACTGGCTGGTCCGGTGGATCCAGAAGCCTAAGGGATACCTTCCCAAGACGAAGATGCCCCATTTTGAGCTGGCTGATGACGACGCCTTGAGTATTGCGGCCTATCTTCTCCGCACGTCTCAGCCGATGCCTGAGCTTCGGGGCGCGTTCAAGGCTCCGGCTTCGGTCGAGCGTGGAAAGGAGATCGTGAGCAAGGTTGGTTGCCTTGGCTGCCATCGGATCCCCGGCATAGAGGCGAAGACCCCACCCGCCGGCGGTCCGCCGCCTGTCCGGCCTTCGGAAAGCGAACAAGCGGCACCGGCGACAGCCGCCAAGACAGCACCCGAACAGAAGCCGGTGAAGGCTCGACTGTTGGCCCCTCCTCCCTTGCCGGAGAATCAGGATTTTGCGCCGGATCTTTCAAGGATAGCCAGCAAGGTCAATGCCGACTGGCTGTTTGCCTGGGTCAAAAATCCGAAGCAGTTTCGGCCGACAACTCGGATGCCGAATCTACGCCTCACCGACGAGGAGGCTCGGGCAGTGACCGCTTTTCTGATGACGCTGGGACAGAAGCAAAGTATGACTGGTGTGGAGCGGGAGGTAAGAAAGGTAGAGCGAGTCGCGGCGGGCGAGCGTTTGATCCGCAAGCGGGGTTGTTTCGGCTGCCACGACATCGAAGGATTCGAGACGTCGGAGAAGATTGCGCCGGATCTCAGCAACTTCGGCCAGAAGCGAATGTCGGAGCTGTTCTTCGGCGAGGCGGTCCAAGTCAAGCAGACCTGGCAGGATTATACCTTCTGGAAGCTGAAGAATCCCAGAATCTACGCCACCGAACGGGTGGAGCAGTTGATGCCCAACTTCGGCTTCACCGACGAAGAGGCGAAGACGCTGAGGGTCTACCTGAAGAGTCTCAGCGCAGAGCGTATCCAGCCGCAGTTCCAGCGAGGTCTTTCCGACGAAGAGCTGGCCATTCAGAACGGACGGACCCTTGTGAAACGCTACAACTGTAACGGATGTCACGTCATCGAGGGGCAGGGTGGCGCAATCGCGGCCTTTTACGCGAATGAGACCAGGATTCCGCCTCCCCTTGAGGTGGGGATGATGCATGAGGGGGAGAAGGTTCAGGCCACTTGGCTGTACCAATTCCTTGGGCGACCGATCCCGCTCAGGCCCTGGCTCGACGTTCGCATGCCGACATTCGGCCTCAATATCGAGGAAGCCACCGCCTTGACGAACTATTTTGCGGTGATGGGCAAGCAGCACGTGCCCTATGAGTATGTCTCGGCGGGGGAGCCGTCCCCTGAGCTTCTGAAGGCCGGGCGACTACTGATATCGAAAGAGTACTTTGACTGTTTCACCTGTCACCAGCAGGGTGAGAAAAAACCTGAGGGTCCGTCGGAGACCTGGGCGCCCGATCTGGGTCTGGCCAAGCGTCGTTTGCGGCCGATCTGGATCGGCAAGTGGCTGAAGGATCCGCAGAAGATCCAGCCTGGGACCAAGATGCCCAGCTACTATCCGGACGGTCCGAACGATATCCTCGAGGGGAAGGAGGACCGACAGATCCAGGCGATTACTGAATATCTGATGCGCCTGGGAGAGAACTGA